The sequence ATGCCAGCCAAAACCACTTTGACCAGAGCGCCTTTGAGTCTCTCGGGCAGCAGAGAGAGCAGGAAAATGGACAGGTAGGCCAGGTAGCGCAGGTGACACAGCATTGGGGTCATGCTCTTCCCCTGGGGAGTCTGGGCCATGCGTTCAATGGTCGGAAACAGCATGACGGCCTTGACGATCTGGAAAAAGAAAACGTAGGCATCCTGAAATCACTCCATCTTCGTAGTCATTTGGCCAATGACGAACCTCGAGACTGGGATCTCTCCTCATTATTTCCAAAATGATGTAGCAGCCGATGGAATGTCCCACCAGGATGAGCTTTGTTTTCTTTGGGACGTGCTTCCTCAAGAAGGCCAGCTTGTGTTCTATCTGACCGTTCAGACCAAATGGGTCCAGATCAGCCGCTGAGTAGGCATCTGTCGAAATGAAAACTCAGTAGCTCGCAAAAGTGAAGACGCTCATTTCACAACTTTCAAGGAAACAGAGTCCATAGGATTGGACCTTCGAGCATGTCCATGGATGCAGGTGGAATACAGTGTCCAGCGTGGCTCACAGCCCACACTGGGTGTTGGCTGCCAAACAGAGCGTAAAGCGTTTCGATGAAGCTTCCGTAAAAGCCCACCACACCAGGGTTACCTAGATAGAAGAGATGGAAAAAGGAAGACAAATACGTAGCTGCGACGTACAGTATTGCATGCAAACAAGTCCAGTCGACTTGAAATGAGGAAACACAATGACGACAGCCGGGGACGCCAACTCACCAGGAATAACTAAAACAAGCACTTTGTGGCCAGTGTGCAAGTCAGGAGGACCACATCGGAGAACCTCTGTGATGGCTCCATAGCAATAG is a genomic window of Syngnathus typhle isolate RoL2023-S1 ecotype Sweden linkage group LG16, RoL_Styp_1.0, whole genome shotgun sequence containing:
- the ldah gene encoding lipid droplet-associated hydrolase isoform X3, which codes for MKQLISRRYEMDAAQRDFLYCYGAITEVLRCGPPDLHTGHKVLVLVIPGNPGVVGFYGSFIETLYALFGSQHPVWAVSHAGHCIPPASMDMLEDAYSAADLDPFGLNGQIEHKLAFLRKHVPKKTKLILIVKAVMLFPTIERMAQTPQGKSMTPMLCHLRYLAYLSIFLLSLLPERLKGALVKVVLAGIGSLDRSVVPPAVGLLSGDSAANAVYMAGQEMRQVLERDNVTIGKNLEKLIFYYGARDRWCPVQYCHEIKEDFPAGDFRLCETGFRHAFVLDAGREVAKMLAEWIQSHLKI
- the ldah gene encoding lipid droplet-associated hydrolase isoform X4, with amino-acid sequence MKQLISRRYEMDAAQRDFLYCYGAITEVLRCGPPDLHTGHKVLVLVIPDAYSAADLDPFGLNGQIEHKLAFLRKHVPKKTKLILVGHSIGCYIILEIMRRDPSLEIVKAVMLFPTIERMAQTPQGKSMTPMLCHLRYLAYLSIFLLSLLPERLKGALVKVVLAGIGSLDRSVVPPAVGLLSGDSAANAVYMAGQEMRQVLERDNVTIGKNLEKLIFYYGARDRWCPVQYCHEIKEDFPAGDFRLCETGFRHAFVLDAGREVAKMLAEWIQSHLKI
- the ldah gene encoding lipid droplet-associated hydrolase isoform X1 — protein: MKQLISRRYEMDAAQRDFLYCYGAITEVLRCGPPDLHTGHKVLVLVIPGNPGVVGFYGSFIETLYALFGSQHPVWAVSHAGHCIPPASMDMLEDAYSAADLDPFGLNGQIEHKLAFLRKHVPKKTKLILVGHSIGCYIILEIMRRDPSLEIVKAVMLFPTIERMAQTPQGKSMTPMLCHLRYLAYLSIFLLSLLPERLKGALVKVVLAGIGSLDRSVVPPAVGLLSGDSAANAVYMAGQEMRQVLERDNVTIGKNLEKLIFYYGARDRWCPVQYCHEIKEDFPAGDFRLCETGFRHAFVLDAGREVAKMLAEWIQSHLKI
- the ldah gene encoding lipid droplet-associated hydrolase isoform X2; the encoded protein is MDAAQRDFLYCYGAITEVLRCGPPDLHTGHKVLVLVIPGNPGVVGFYGSFIETLYALFGSQHPVWAVSHAGHCIPPASMDMLEDAYSAADLDPFGLNGQIEHKLAFLRKHVPKKTKLILVGHSIGCYIILEIMRRDPSLEIVKAVMLFPTIERMAQTPQGKSMTPMLCHLRYLAYLSIFLLSLLPERLKGALVKVVLAGIGSLDRSVVPPAVGLLSGDSAANAVYMAGQEMRQVLERDNVTIGKNLEKLIFYYGARDRWCPVQYCHEIKEDFPAGDFRLCETGFRHAFVLDAGREVAKMLAEWIQSHLKI
- the ldah gene encoding lipid droplet-associated hydrolase isoform X5, encoding MDAAQRDFLYCYGAITEVLRCGPPDLHTGHKVLVLVIPDAYSAADLDPFGLNGQIEHKLAFLRKHVPKKTKLILVGHSIGCYIILEIMRRDPSLEIVKAVMLFPTIERMAQTPQGKSMTPMLCHLRYLAYLSIFLLSLLPERLKGALVKVVLAGIGSLDRSVVPPAVGLLSGDSAANAVYMAGQEMRQVLERDNVTIGKNLEKLIFYYGARDRWCPVQYCHEIKEDFPAGDFRLCETGFRHAFVLDAGREVAKMLAEWIQSHLKI